Proteins encoded in a region of the Stieleria neptunia genome:
- the folK gene encoding 2-amino-4-hydroxy-6-hydroxymethyldihydropteridine diphosphokinase: MNQPGHPLSRPLPGSRAAKHRHVSQCVISFGSNLGDRRELIASAAQRVAACDLILAGDALKTSRLFETPPIGGPGGQEPFLNAIGIFQTEAPARAVLGLLQELEQALGRERRRRWDARSIDLDVVLHGNLVGGTTGLVVPHPRYTARQFVLQPACDVAAHFRDPRFGWSLQEISDHLSAAVPSLALVTGRQETRDLLCRRLADEHGVMVYTSETAIHHAAIDASAEPDADRRWVSSFLPKLPSRSKLLDETGRSTLSGEAAHGLPRLLVRIQKTSSENGWPAPHQMWPGGWRWPEYRLEIDDMDWAVTELASALDSMRCSARPVTADGHWW, translated from the coding sequence ATGAATCAGCCCGGTCACCCCCTGTCGCGCCCCTTGCCCGGTTCGCGGGCCGCCAAACACCGACACGTCTCGCAGTGCGTGATCAGTTTCGGCAGCAACCTGGGAGATCGCCGAGAGTTGATCGCGTCGGCGGCACAACGAGTGGCGGCGTGCGACTTGATTTTGGCCGGCGACGCGTTGAAGACCAGTCGGCTGTTCGAAACGCCGCCGATCGGAGGCCCGGGGGGTCAGGAACCCTTTCTTAACGCGATCGGCATATTCCAAACCGAAGCCCCGGCGCGGGCGGTGCTGGGACTGCTTCAAGAGCTTGAACAGGCACTCGGCCGCGAACGGCGACGGCGTTGGGACGCGCGTTCGATTGATCTGGATGTGGTGCTGCACGGGAATCTGGTCGGCGGCACAACCGGGCTGGTCGTGCCACATCCGCGTTACACCGCGCGGCAGTTCGTGCTGCAGCCGGCCTGCGATGTGGCGGCCCATTTTCGCGATCCGCGATTCGGCTGGTCGTTGCAAGAGATCTCCGATCATCTATCCGCAGCGGTTCCCTCGCTGGCGTTGGTGACCGGTCGTCAAGAAACCCGTGATCTGTTGTGCCGACGTTTGGCCGACGAGCACGGGGTGATGGTTTACACCAGCGAAACGGCAATCCACCACGCGGCAATCGATGCGTCGGCGGAACCAGACGCGGATCGCCGCTGGGTCTCAAGCTTTCTGCCCAAGTTGCCCAGTCGGAGTAAATTACTTGACGAGACCGGCCGATCCACGTTGTCAGGAGAGGCGGCGCACGGTTTGCCACGTCTACTGGTTCGAATTCAAAAGACGAGCAGCGAGAACGGCTGGCCGGCGCCACACCAGATGTGGCCCGGCGGCTGGCGATGGCCTGAATACCGTCTTGAAATCGACGACATGGATTGGGCGGTGACGGAGCTTGCTTCGGCGCTCGATTCGATGCGCTGTTCGGCTCGACCGGTGACTGCGGACGGTCACTGGTGGTGA
- a CDS encoding arylsulfatase gives MFSRSLLLSLLVAIFAATHASPATCQSDRPNVIVVLADDQGWGDLSLHGNPNLSTPNIDSIARQGAQIENFYVCAVCSPTRAEFLTGRYHTRMGVYSTSAGGERFDASEQTIAEVFRDAGYATAAYGKWHSGMQWPYHPNARGFDDYYGFCSGHWGNYFDPMLEHNGRIVQGKGFIIDDLTDHAIDFVSRSGDRPFFVYLALNTPHSPMQVPQKYWDKFADKTMIPDPEPENSRRQNIPHTRAAMAMCENIDDNVGRLLNHLHATGKDQNTIVVYFSDNGPNGARFNGGLRGRKGSTHEGGLRSPCVIRYPQTIQPGTVVRSISGAIDLLPTLADFAGIDWQSKQIDGKPLDGVSMRRELTGAGPDPNQQDRVIFSRWRNGATARTQQYRMQDNGELYDIVADRREKTDLARQQPEVAKRLGAAIESWKQSFADAVVDGTRPFPLGHPGAEWTQLPARDATFSGTIRRSNRFPNCTYLLNWTDTDSEIRWDVDVLGSGPHEVQMYYACPRQDVGATIELSLGGASLSAKIETAVESPLVGAAADRVKRQEGDVRRWQPMTLGTIELSPGRKTLRLKATDIPGGQVAEMRLLMFHKL, from the coding sequence ATGTTTTCGCGCTCTCTGCTGCTGTCGTTGCTTGTCGCAATTTTTGCCGCCACCCACGCGTCTCCTGCGACGTGTCAGTCGGATCGCCCGAACGTGATCGTGGTTCTGGCCGATGACCAGGGCTGGGGCGATTTGAGCCTGCACGGCAACCCGAATTTATCGACGCCGAACATCGATTCGATCGCGCGCCAGGGGGCTCAGATTGAAAACTTCTATGTCTGCGCGGTTTGCTCGCCGACGCGCGCCGAATTCCTGACCGGGCGTTATCACACACGGATGGGCGTCTACAGTACGTCGGCCGGCGGCGAACGATTTGACGCCAGCGAACAAACCATCGCCGAAGTCTTTCGCGACGCCGGCTACGCCACCGCGGCTTATGGGAAATGGCACAGCGGAATGCAGTGGCCCTATCACCCCAACGCGCGGGGCTTCGACGATTACTACGGTTTCTGCAGCGGGCATTGGGGCAACTACTTTGACCCGATGCTGGAACACAACGGTCGAATCGTCCAGGGTAAAGGATTCATCATCGACGATCTGACCGATCACGCGATCGATTTCGTCAGCCGCTCCGGCGACCGGCCGTTCTTTGTCTACTTGGCGCTCAACACGCCGCACTCGCCGATGCAAGTGCCACAGAAGTATTGGGACAAGTTCGCCGACAAGACGATGATCCCCGACCCGGAGCCGGAAAACAGCCGGCGACAAAACATTCCACACACGCGGGCGGCGATGGCGATGTGCGAGAACATCGATGACAACGTCGGCCGATTGCTGAATCATCTCCACGCGACCGGGAAAGACCAGAACACGATCGTGGTCTACTTCAGCGACAACGGCCCCAACGGGGCGCGTTTCAACGGAGGGCTCCGTGGTCGCAAGGGATCCACCCACGAGGGCGGACTGCGATCACCCTGTGTGATCCGCTATCCCCAAACGATCCAACCCGGGACGGTCGTCCGTTCGATCAGCGGCGCGATCGATCTGCTGCCCACGCTGGCCGACTTCGCCGGCATCGACTGGCAATCCAAACAGATTGACGGAAAACCGCTCGACGGCGTTTCGATGCGACGCGAACTCACCGGCGCCGGCCCCGATCCGAATCAACAGGACCGCGTGATCTTTAGCCGCTGGCGCAACGGCGCAACGGCCAGGACACAGCAGTACCGGATGCAGGACAATGGCGAATTGTATGACATCGTCGCCGACCGCCGCGAGAAAACCGATCTGGCCCGGCAGCAGCCCGAGGTGGCCAAACGGCTGGGGGCGGCCATCGAATCGTGGAAGCAAAGCTTTGCCGATGCGGTCGTCGACGGGACGCGGCCGTTCCCGCTGGGGCACCCCGGGGCCGAGTGGACGCAGCTGCCCGCCCGCGATGCCACCTTCAGCGGCACGATCCGACGCAGCAATCGATTCCCCAACTGCACCTACCTGTTGAACTGGACGGATACCGACAGCGAAATCCGCTGGGACGTCGATGTGCTCGGCAGCGGCCCGCACGAGGTTCAAATGTATTACGCCTGTCCCCGCCAAGACGTGGGGGCGACGATCGAGTTGTCGCTCGGTGGTGCGTCACTGTCAGCCAAGATCGAGACGGCGGTCGAAAGCCCGCTGGTCGGCGCCGCTGCGGATCGTGTGAAACGCCAAGAAGGCGACGTGCGACGCTGGCAGCCGATGACGCTGGGGACGATTGAATTGAGCCCCGGCCGAAAGACGCTGCGGTTGAAGGCCACCGATATTCCCGGCGGCCAAGTCGCCGAGATGCGATTGCTGATGTTTCACAAGCTGTAG